A portion of the Cyanobium sp. PCC 7001 genome contains these proteins:
- a CDS encoding polysaccharide biosynthesis/export family protein has product MSLNPLFPRQPGWQAPLRTGVCGLVLAQCALTAVPAAVRSAPQAYPMPGEASTPSVAPPSEGRPSRLEGTSVVKRQSQDPRHSGFRYRLAPGDRVRVTVFKVEGYGAETEVLSDGTINLPRIGSVNVWGMTLDEANNRITALYSAILRRPLVYIDLMAPRPVRVSLVGQVERPGFYTLSRDPSSSTLRASGPGLEGVGTVVNTSGWPTMVDALQRAGGITALGDLSNLVLVRRGNAPGEPSREYRFDYLSVLMGNGTAVNPLINDGDMIKVDKVEGVQSSEALIASAASNFAPDAISVNVVGEVVSPGVKQVKSNSPLTNAVLAAGGLDPQRAKASNIRLLRMEADGSILSRQVAFDPAAPLGSEANPPLRNGDVVVVYRNNWTRFNDTLSQAVAPLGPLLNAASLYNILTR; this is encoded by the coding sequence ATGTCCCTGAATCCCCTGTTCCCCCGGCAGCCCGGCTGGCAGGCACCGCTGAGAACAGGGGTCTGTGGACTGGTGCTCGCCCAGTGCGCCCTCACCGCCGTCCCAGCGGCCGTGCGTTCGGCGCCTCAGGCCTACCCGATGCCTGGAGAGGCTTCGACCCCATCGGTGGCCCCTCCTTCCGAGGGTCGGCCGTCCCGTCTGGAGGGGACAAGCGTGGTGAAGCGCCAGTCCCAGGATCCCCGCCACAGCGGCTTCCGCTACCGCCTGGCTCCTGGCGATCGGGTCAGGGTCACCGTGTTCAAGGTCGAGGGCTATGGAGCTGAAACCGAGGTCCTCAGCGACGGCACCATCAACCTGCCGCGGATCGGCTCGGTGAACGTCTGGGGCATGACCCTCGATGAGGCGAACAACCGGATCACCGCCCTCTACAGCGCCATCCTCAGGCGCCCCCTCGTCTATATCGATCTGATGGCACCCCGCCCGGTGCGGGTGTCCCTGGTGGGGCAGGTCGAGCGGCCAGGCTTCTACACCCTCAGCCGCGATCCCTCCTCCTCCACACTGAGGGCCTCAGGCCCTGGCCTTGAGGGGGTGGGAACGGTCGTTAACACGTCTGGTTGGCCCACGATGGTGGATGCGCTCCAGAGGGCCGGCGGCATCACGGCGCTGGGGGACCTCTCCAACCTGGTGCTGGTCCGCCGTGGCAATGCCCCCGGAGAACCGTCCCGTGAGTACCGCTTCGATTACCTCAGCGTCTTGATGGGGAACGGCACCGCCGTGAACCCGCTGATCAATGACGGGGACATGATCAAGGTCGACAAGGTGGAGGGGGTCCAGTCCAGTGAAGCCCTGATCGCCTCGGCCGCCTCCAATTTCGCCCCCGATGCCATCTCGGTGAACGTGGTGGGAGAGGTGGTCAGCCCGGGGGTCAAGCAGGTGAAGTCCAACAGTCCCCTCACCAATGCCGTGCTGGCGGCTGGAGGACTCGATCCCCAGCGGGCCAAGGCCTCCAACATCCGCCTGCTGAGGATGGAGGCCGACGGCTCGATCCTGTCGCGTCAGGTGGCTTTCGATCCAGCGGCACCGTTGGGTTCGGAGGCCAATCCCCCGTTGCGCAATGGCGATGTGGTGGTGGTCTACCGCAACAACTGGACCCGCTTCAACGACACCCTCTCCCAGGCAGTTGCTCCACTGGGCCCCCTGCTCAACGCAGCCTCGCTGTACAACATCCTCACCCGCTGA
- the purB gene encoding adenylosuccinate lyase: MIERYTLPEMGAIWSEEAKFQSWLDVEIAATEANGELGHVPAEAVDTIKAKARFEVARILEIEAEVRHDVIAFLTNVNEHVGDAGRYIHVGMTSSDVLDTGLALQMKASVQLLRQELEKLVEGLRSLAGAHKDTVMIGRSHAIHGEPITFGFKVAGWLAEALRNQERLERLETVVSVGQISGAMGTYANTDPRVEAIACERLGLVPDTASTQVIARDRHAEYVQTLALVGAALERFSTEIRNLQRTDVLEVEENFAKGQKGSSAMPHKRNPIRSERISGLARVLRSYSVAALENCALWHERDISHSSVERMMLPDCSVTLHFMLREMTEVVKGLGIYPENMARNMNIYGGVVFSQRVLLALVEAGLSREEAYRLVQRNAHAAWNRERGDFRANLEADAEVTNRLSPDQLAACFSTELHRANLEVIWQRLGL, encoded by the coding sequence TTGATCGAGCGTTACACCCTGCCCGAGATGGGCGCCATCTGGAGCGAGGAAGCCAAGTTCCAGAGCTGGCTGGACGTGGAGATCGCAGCCACCGAGGCCAACGGCGAACTCGGCCACGTGCCAGCCGAAGCCGTGGACACCATCAAGGCGAAGGCCCGCTTCGAAGTGGCGCGCATCCTCGAGATCGAGGCCGAGGTGCGTCACGACGTGATCGCCTTCCTCACCAACGTCAACGAGCACGTCGGGGATGCCGGGCGCTACATCCACGTCGGCATGACCAGTTCCGATGTGCTGGACACCGGCCTGGCCCTGCAGATGAAGGCCTCGGTCCAGCTGCTGCGCCAGGAGCTGGAGAAGCTGGTGGAGGGCCTGCGATCCCTCGCTGGGGCCCACAAGGACACGGTGATGATCGGCCGCTCCCACGCCATCCACGGGGAGCCCATCACCTTCGGGTTCAAGGTGGCGGGATGGCTGGCGGAGGCGCTCCGCAATCAGGAGCGGCTCGAGCGCCTCGAGACGGTGGTGAGCGTGGGCCAGATCAGCGGAGCCATGGGCACCTACGCCAACACCGATCCCCGCGTGGAAGCCATCGCCTGCGAACGCCTGGGCCTGGTGCCGGATACGGCCAGCACCCAGGTGATCGCCCGGGACCGCCACGCCGAGTACGTGCAGACCCTGGCCCTGGTGGGTGCGGCCCTCGAGCGGTTCTCCACGGAAATCCGCAACCTTCAGCGCACCGATGTTCTGGAGGTGGAGGAAAACTTCGCCAAGGGCCAGAAGGGCAGTTCCGCCATGCCCCACAAGCGCAACCCGATCCGCAGTGAGCGGATCAGTGGCCTGGCCAGGGTGCTGCGCAGCTACAGCGTGGCCGCGCTCGAGAACTGCGCCCTGTGGCATGAGCGGGACATCAGCCACAGTTCGGTGGAGCGGATGATGCTGCCCGACTGCTCGGTGACTCTGCACTTCATGCTGCGCGAGATGACCGAGGTGGTGAAGGGGCTGGGGATCTACCCCGAGAACATGGCGCGCAACATGAACATTTACGGAGGCGTGGTCTTCAGCCAGCGGGTGCTGCTTGCCCTGGTCGAGGCGGGGCTCAGCCGGGAAGAGGCCTACCGCCTGGTGCAGCGCAACGCCCACGCCGCCTGGAACCGGGAGCGCGGCGACTTCCGCGCCAACCTGGAGGCGGATGCTGAGGTGACCAACCGCCTGAGCCCGGATCAGCTGGCGGCCTGCTTCTCCACCGAGCTGCACCGGGCCAACCTGGAGGTGATCTGGCAGCGGCTGGGGCTGTGA
- a CDS encoding TlyA family RNA methyltransferase, with protein MARKQRLDLELVARGLAETRQRAQQLIRAGMVRSGERVLDKPGTDVTADLPLQVQRPPRFVSRGGEKLEAALQAFPIRTQGRVCLDGGISTGGFTDCLLRHGAARVYGIDVGYGQTAWSLRTDARVVLKERTNLRHLTPEQLFQPGDPRPDLAVADVSFISLCLVLPALVGLLASASPRPPADLLLLVKPQFEVGKARVGKGGVVRSAEAHAEAINGVITSAASLGLRAQGLVASPLTGPAGNHEYLLWLRSVAEGDVQGAEPTGFEGDWALSADPAEREATIQKLVASTLATS; from the coding sequence TTGGCGCGTAAGCAACGCCTCGATCTGGAGCTGGTCGCCCGAGGACTGGCGGAGACGCGCCAGCGCGCCCAGCAGCTCATCCGTGCCGGCATGGTGCGAAGCGGTGAGCGCGTGCTGGACAAACCCGGCACCGATGTCACTGCCGATCTGCCGCTTCAGGTTCAGCGGCCGCCCCGCTTCGTCTCCAGGGGTGGGGAGAAGCTGGAGGCGGCCCTCCAGGCTTTTCCGATCCGGACCCAGGGCCGTGTCTGCCTGGATGGCGGCATCTCCACCGGAGGCTTCACCGACTGTCTGCTCCGCCACGGGGCTGCCCGCGTCTACGGCATCGATGTGGGTTACGGCCAGACCGCCTGGAGTCTGCGCACGGATGCGCGCGTGGTGCTCAAGGAGCGCACCAACCTCCGTCATCTCACCCCCGAGCAGCTGTTTCAACCTGGCGATCCCAGGCCCGATCTGGCCGTGGCTGACGTCTCGTTCATTTCGCTTTGCCTGGTGCTCCCAGCCCTGGTGGGGTTGCTAGCCAGCGCATCTCCCCGGCCTCCAGCGGATCTGCTGCTGCTCGTCAAGCCTCAGTTCGAGGTGGGCAAGGCTCGCGTCGGCAAGGGGGGGGTGGTGCGCAGTGCCGAGGCCCACGCCGAGGCGATCAACGGCGTGATCACCTCCGCCGCGTCGCTTGGGCTGCGGGCCCAGGGTCTGGTGGCCTCTCCGCTCACCGGACCGGCCGGAAACCATGAATACCTGCTCTGGCTGCGCTCTGTGGCTGAGGGCGACGTCCAAGGGGCGGAGCCCACGGGCTTTGAAGGCGACTGGGCCCTGTCAGCGGACCCAGCCGAGCGAGAGGCCACCATCCAAAAGCTGGTGGCCAGCACCCTGGCCACCAGCTGA
- a CDS encoding P-II family nitrogen regulator, translated as MKKVEAIIRPFKLEDVKIALVNAGIVGMTVSEVRGFGRQKGQVERYRGSEFTVEFLQKLKLEIVVDDEKVDTVVGAIQDAARTGEIGDGKIFVSTIDAVIRIRTGDRDSGAI; from the coding sequence ATGAAAAAAGTCGAGGCCATCATCCGGCCCTTCAAGCTTGAAGACGTCAAGATCGCCCTGGTCAACGCCGGCATCGTCGGCATGACCGTGAGTGAGGTTCGCGGCTTCGGTCGGCAGAAGGGCCAGGTCGAGCGCTATCGGGGCTCGGAGTTCACGGTGGAATTCCTGCAGAAGCTCAAACTCGAGATCGTGGTCGACGATGAGAAGGTCGACACCGTGGTCGGAGCCATCCAGGACGCGGCCCGCACCGGCGAGATCGGCGACGGCAAGATTTTCGTGAGCACCATCGACGCCGTGATCCGCATCCGCACCGGCGATCGGGACAGCGGGGCGATCTGA
- the queF gene encoding preQ(1) synthase, with the protein MYGERAIAEASLLCFENPRPGRVYEISITLPEFTCLCPFSGYPDFATLQLLYQPGPRVMELKAIKLYVNSYRDRTISHEEVVNRLLDDFVAACDPVWMQLEADFNPRGNVHTVIRASHGVRQPS; encoded by the coding sequence CTGTACGGGGAGCGGGCGATCGCTGAGGCCAGCCTCCTCTGCTTCGAGAACCCCCGCCCCGGACGGGTCTACGAGATCAGCATCACCCTGCCGGAATTCACCTGTCTGTGCCCCTTCTCGGGCTACCCCGACTTCGCCACGCTGCAGCTGCTGTACCAGCCGGGCCCCCGGGTGATGGAGCTCAAGGCGATCAAGCTGTACGTGAACAGCTACCGCGACCGCACGATCTCCCACGAAGAAGTGGTGAACCGCCTCCTGGATGACTTCGTCGCCGCCTGTGACCCGGTGTGGATGCAGCTGGAGGCTGACTTCAACCCCCGTGGCAATGTGCACACGGTGATCCGTGCGTCCCATGGCGTTCGACAGCCCAGCTGA
- a CDS encoding cytochrome c biogenesis protein ResB, with translation MTPLLRLVGWIADLKLAIGLLVVIAAASAVGTLIPQQESASFYHKLYDPQPWLGLLPGDAVLGLELDHVYSSRWFLALLAWLALSLVLCSWRRQWPALQAALRWVDYRTPRQLSKLTVAETLSCTDALADLERLDSRLRQRGWQVRRLDERLAARRGVLGRVGPLLVHAGMVVLMLGAAWGALGGQRAEQFLAPGRSLELVDRRGHTTLTLALDQFAITRDPAGRPEQFSSSLRLLRGNGQVDQEADHPDQGRDGADPNLLKAATISVNHPLRFQGITLYQADWSLAAVSLRLGNSPVLEVPLQSFPQLGDQIWGLVLPTRPDGSDPVLLSVTSEQGPVAVFGADGARLGQIAIGGEPLEVNGVPMRVSGILPASGILLKRDPGVPLVYSGFALTLLGGGLSVLATRQLWAIAEGGRLHVGGLCNRNLTAFAQELPNLLGDLDPAQTDAPMGEAA, from the coding sequence ATGACACCCTTGCTCCGTCTGGTGGGCTGGATTGCAGACCTGAAGCTGGCCATCGGCCTGCTGGTGGTGATCGCCGCGGCCAGTGCGGTGGGAACGCTCATTCCCCAGCAGGAAAGCGCCAGCTTCTATCACAAGCTCTATGACCCCCAACCGTGGCTGGGCCTGCTGCCTGGTGACGCCGTTCTGGGGCTCGAGCTGGATCACGTCTACTCCAGCCGCTGGTTTCTGGCCCTGCTGGCCTGGCTGGCGCTCTCCCTGGTGCTGTGCAGCTGGCGGCGCCAGTGGCCCGCGCTGCAGGCAGCCCTGCGCTGGGTCGATTACCGCACCCCGAGGCAGCTCAGCAAACTCACCGTCGCCGAAACCCTGAGCTGCACCGATGCCCTGGCGGACCTGGAGCGGCTGGACTCCCGCCTGAGGCAACGGGGCTGGCAGGTACGGCGTCTTGACGAGCGCCTGGCGGCCCGACGGGGAGTGCTCGGCCGGGTGGGGCCGCTGCTTGTGCATGCCGGGATGGTGGTTCTGATGCTGGGGGCCGCCTGGGGCGCCCTGGGGGGCCAGCGGGCCGAGCAGTTCCTGGCCCCGGGGCGCAGCCTCGAACTGGTGGACCGCCGTGGCCACACCACGCTCACCCTGGCCCTGGATCAGTTCGCGATCACCCGGGACCCGGCGGGCCGGCCGGAGCAGTTCAGTTCGTCGCTGCGTCTGCTGCGGGGTAACGGCCAGGTCGACCAGGAGGCTGACCATCCCGATCAAGGACGTGATGGAGCAGACCCCAACCTGCTCAAGGCTGCCACCATCAGCGTCAATCACCCGCTGCGGTTCCAGGGCATCACCCTCTACCAGGCCGACTGGAGTCTGGCGGCCGTCAGCCTGAGACTCGGCAACAGTCCGGTGCTCGAGGTGCCCCTGCAGAGCTTTCCCCAGCTGGGTGATCAGATCTGGGGACTGGTGCTCCCCACCCGACCGGACGGCTCCGATCCCGTGCTGCTGAGCGTCACCAGTGAGCAGGGCCCCGTCGCCGTGTTCGGTGCCGATGGCGCCAGGCTGGGCCAGATCGCCATCGGCGGCGAACCGCTCGAGGTGAACGGCGTGCCGATGCGGGTGAGCGGGATCCTTCCTGCCAGCGGAATCCTGTTGAAACGCGATCCGGGCGTGCCACTGGTCTACAGCGGCTTCGCCCTCACCCTGCTGGGCGGTGGGCTGAGCGTGCTGGCCACGCGGCAGCTGTGGGCGATCGCCGAAGGCGGGCGGTTGCACGTGGGCGGGCTGTGCAACCGCAACCTCACGGCCTTTGCCCAGGAGCTGCCGAATCTCCTGGGCGATCTGGACCCGGCCCAGACGGACGCCCCGATGGGAGAGGCAGCCTGA
- a CDS encoding cytochrome c biogenesis CcdA family protein: MLDFGANAADWARSSELLLQHSLSHPGPTTLLVVFAGGLLTSLGPCSLSLLPITVAYLAGFRDSEAPALPWLRSASFAGGIVMAMVLLGLASGLLGRVYGQIPGLVPTLVALLAVAMGLNLLGLLRFSLPVGPDPERWRQRVPAPLAPLAAGLAFGLAATPCTTPVLAVLLGWLTQMGQPLMGMLLLTSFGAGQVMPLLLAGTAAATLPGLLRLRQLGQWVPPISGVVLLSSGLITLVANLA, encoded by the coding sequence ATGTTGGACTTCGGGGCAAACGCGGCCGACTGGGCCCGCAGCAGCGAGTTGCTGCTCCAGCACTCCCTCAGCCATCCAGGCCCCACAACCCTTCTGGTGGTGTTCGCCGGAGGCCTGCTCACCAGCCTGGGGCCCTGCTCCCTCTCACTGCTGCCGATCACGGTGGCCTACCTGGCCGGCTTCCGGGACTCCGAGGCTCCAGCTCTGCCCTGGCTGCGCAGCGCCTCCTTCGCTGGTGGGATCGTCATGGCCATGGTGCTGCTGGGCCTGGCCAGCGGCCTGCTCGGCAGGGTCTACGGCCAGATCCCCGGCCTGGTTCCCACCCTTGTGGCCCTGCTGGCCGTGGCCATGGGGCTCAATCTGCTGGGGCTGCTGCGGTTCTCCCTGCCGGTGGGTCCCGATCCCGAACGCTGGAGGCAGCGGGTGCCTGCTCCCCTGGCCCCCCTGGCTGCTGGTCTTGCCTTCGGCCTGGCCGCCACACCCTGCACCACCCCAGTGCTCGCCGTGCTTCTGGGCTGGCTCACCCAGATGGGTCAGCCCCTGATGGGCATGCTGCTGCTCACCAGCTTCGGGGCCGGCCAGGTGATGCCCCTCCTGCTGGCTGGCACGGCCGCCGCCACCCTTCCCGGGCTGTTGCGCTTGCGCCAGCTGGGCCAGTGGGTGCCCCCGATCAGCGGTGTGGTCCTGCTGAGCAGCGGCCTGATCACCCTGGTGGCCAACCTCGCCTGA
- a CDS encoding FtsW/RodA/SpoVE family cell cycle protein — translation MASFRPGSSTLSRSAALPNRPGRRPHQGDLARSLLPWPWAQWPAEARLLLALVGLWSVMGLLVLGSASWWVAEREMGDGAFYIKRQIIWMVASWGLLWMAVRTSIRRWLHLAPLALLIGTLLVAATLVVGSTVNGASRWLVLGPIQLQPSELVKPFVVLQGAALFAHWRRISLDQKLLWLGVFGGLILLILKQPNLSTAALSGLLLWLMALAGGVGYPLLLGAAGAGGLLGTASILINEYQRLRVISFLDPWRDAQGDGYQLVQSLMAIGSGGLLGEGFGLSTQKLQYLPIQTTDFIFAVYAEEFGFVGSAVLLLFLLLFGFVGLRVALSCRSNQQRLVAMGATTLLIGQSILNIAVASGAMPTTGLPLPLISYGGNSLMASLLICGLLIRCSLESGGLTPEPRRRRLQPSR, via the coding sequence ATGGCCTCCTTCCGGCCGGGTTCCTCCACCTTGTCCCGCTCTGCCGCCCTCCCCAATCGTCCTGGCCGCCGCCCGCACCAGGGCGACCTCGCCCGCAGCCTGCTGCCCTGGCCATGGGCGCAATGGCCGGCGGAGGCGCGGCTTCTTCTCGCTCTGGTCGGCCTCTGGAGCGTGATGGGGCTGCTGGTGCTCGGCTCGGCGAGCTGGTGGGTGGCGGAGCGGGAGATGGGCGACGGAGCGTTTTACATCAAGCGCCAGATCATCTGGATGGTGGCCAGTTGGGGGCTGCTCTGGATGGCGGTGCGCACCAGCATCCGCCGATGGCTGCATCTGGCCCCTCTCGCGCTTCTGATCGGCACCCTGCTGGTGGCCGCCACCCTGGTGGTGGGAAGCACCGTCAACGGCGCCAGCCGCTGGCTCGTGCTGGGCCCGATCCAGCTGCAGCCCTCGGAACTGGTGAAGCCCTTCGTGGTGCTGCAGGGTGCTGCCCTCTTCGCCCACTGGCGCCGGATCAGCCTCGATCAGAAATTGCTCTGGCTGGGCGTGTTCGGCGGCCTGATCCTGCTGATCCTCAAGCAGCCGAATCTCAGCACCGCCGCCCTCAGCGGTCTCCTGCTGTGGTTGATGGCCCTGGCAGGCGGCGTCGGCTATCCCCTGCTGCTGGGCGCAGCGGGAGCCGGAGGCCTGCTCGGCACGGCCAGCATCCTGATCAACGAGTACCAGCGCTTGCGGGTGATCTCCTTTCTCGACCCCTGGCGGGATGCCCAGGGGGACGGCTACCAACTGGTTCAGAGCCTGATGGCGATCGGCTCCGGCGGGCTTCTGGGTGAAGGCTTCGGCCTCTCCACCCAGAAGCTTCAATACCTGCCGATTCAGACCACGGATTTCATCTTTGCGGTCTACGCCGAGGAGTTCGGCTTTGTCGGCTCGGCCGTGCTGCTTCTGTTTCTGCTGCTGTTCGGCTTCGTGGGCCTGCGGGTGGCCCTGAGCTGCCGCAGCAACCAGCAACGCCTGGTGGCCATGGGGGCCACGACCCTGCTGATCGGCCAGTCGATCCTGAACATCGCCGTGGCCAGCGGCGCGATGCCCACCACGGGGCTGCCGCTGCCCTTGATCAGCTACGGCGGCAATTCGCTGATGGCGAGCCTGCTGATCTGCGGTCTGCTGATCCGGTGTTCGCTGGAATCCGGCGGCCTCACCCCGGAGCCCCGTCGCCGGAGGCTGCAGCCTTCCCGATAG
- a CDS encoding phycobilisome linker polypeptide, whose amino-acid sequence MRLFKVTACIPCPEKSRTQRELQNTYFTKWVPYESWFAEQQRIMKQGGKILKVELATGRRQVNVGN is encoded by the coding sequence ATGCGTCTGTTCAAGGTCACTGCCTGCATTCCCTGTCCGGAGAAATCCCGCACCCAGCGCGAACTCCAGAACACCTACTTCACCAAGTGGGTGCCCTATGAGAGCTGGTTTGCTGAGCAGCAGCGAATCATGAAGCAGGGCGGCAAGATCCTCAAGGTCGAGCTGGCCACGGGCCGCCGTCAGGTGAACGTGGGCAACTGA
- the apcB gene encoding allophycocyanin subunit beta: MQDAITNVINQADVQGLYLDGSAMGRLEQYFASGELRVRAAATISANASAIIKEAVAKSLLYSDITRPGGNMYTCRRYAACIRDLDYYLRYATYAMLAGDTSILDERVLNGLKETYNSLGVPIGATVQSIQAMKEVTASLVGPDAGREMAVYFDYICSGLGN, from the coding sequence ATGCAAGACGCCATCACCAACGTCATCAATCAGGCCGACGTCCAGGGCCTGTACCTGGATGGTTCCGCCATGGGACGGCTTGAGCAGTACTTCGCCAGCGGCGAACTGCGCGTCCGTGCCGCCGCCACCATCAGTGCGAATGCTTCAGCCATCATCAAAGAGGCTGTGGCCAAGTCACTGCTCTATTCGGACATCACCCGTCCGGGCGGCAACATGTACACCTGCCGTCGCTATGCCGCCTGCATCCGCGACCTGGACTACTACCTCCGCTACGCCACCTACGCCATGCTGGCTGGCGACACCTCGATTCTCGACGAGCGCGTGCTCAACGGCCTCAAGGAAACCTACAACTCCCTGGGTGTGCCCATCGGGGCCACCGTGCAGTCGATCCAGGCCATGAAGGAAGTCACCGCCTCCCTTGTGGGGCCTGATGCTGGCCGCGAGATGGCGGTCTATTTCGACTACATCTGCTCTGGTCTGGGCAACTGA
- a CDS encoding allophycocyanin subunit alpha, with protein MSIVSNSIINADAEARYLSPGELDQIKSFVAAGQRRVRVAQVLSESRERIVKTAGGALFQRRPDVISPGGNAYGEEMTASCLRDMDYYLRLVTYGVVAGDVTPIEEIGIIGAKEMYRSLGTPLDAMAEAIREMKNVATGMLTGADAEEAGFYFDYVIGALS; from the coding sequence ATGAGCATCGTCTCCAACTCGATCATCAACGCGGACGCCGAAGCCCGCTATCTCAGCCCTGGCGAACTCGACCAGATCAAGTCCTTCGTCGCTGCGGGCCAACGCCGCGTGCGCGTGGCTCAGGTCCTCAGCGAGAGCCGCGAGCGGATCGTCAAGACCGCCGGCGGTGCCCTGTTCCAGCGGCGCCCCGACGTCATCTCCCCTGGTGGCAATGCCTACGGCGAGGAGATGACGGCTTCGTGCCTCCGCGACATGGACTACTACCTCCGCCTGGTGACCTATGGCGTGGTTGCCGGCGATGTCACTCCCATCGAAGAGATCGGGATCATCGGTGCCAAGGAGATGTATCGGTCTCTCGGCACTCCTCTCGATGCGATGGCTGAAGCCATCCGTGAGATGAAGAATGTGGCCACCGGCATGCTCACGGGCGCGGACGCCGAAGAAGCTGGCTTCTACTTCGACTACGTCATCGGCGCCCTCTCCTGA